The following proteins come from a genomic window of Myroides odoratus DSM 2801:
- a CDS encoding Mrp/NBP35 family ATP-binding protein has translation MKLDRKDILKALESITIAGEGKNMVESGAVSNVMTFGDEVVVDLVLSTPALHIKKRAEVDVMKVIHEQVYEKAKVKVNIKVETPEKPEIKGKAIPGIKNIVAISSGKGGVGKSTVTANIAASLANMGFSVGVLDADIYGPSMPIMFDVENAKPISVEVDGRSKMKPITSYGVELLSIGFFTKADQAIIWRGPMAAKALNQMIFDADWGELDFLLLDLPPGTGDIHLSIMQSLPVTGAVVVSTPQAVALADAKKGVSMFNSESINVPVLGIVENMAYFTPEELPNNKYYIFGENGAKNLAADLQVPFLGEVPIVQSIREAGDFGRPAALQKETIVAKVFEEISRNVVEQVVMRNDSLPPTEAIKITTMAGCSAVGKK, from the coding sequence ATGAAATTAGATAGAAAAGATATTCTGAAGGCATTAGAGAGCATCACTATTGCTGGAGAAGGAAAAAATATGGTTGAAAGTGGGGCAGTTAGCAACGTAATGACCTTTGGAGATGAGGTAGTTGTTGATTTAGTATTATCAACCCCTGCTTTACACATTAAGAAAAGAGCAGAAGTAGATGTGATGAAAGTGATACACGAACAAGTGTATGAAAAAGCAAAAGTAAAAGTAAATATAAAAGTTGAAACTCCTGAAAAACCAGAAATTAAAGGAAAAGCAATTCCAGGTATTAAAAATATCGTTGCGATTTCTTCTGGAAAGGGTGGAGTTGGAAAATCTACCGTTACAGCTAATATCGCTGCAAGTTTAGCTAATATGGGCTTTAGCGTTGGAGTTTTAGATGCAGATATCTATGGGCCTTCGATGCCTATTATGTTTGACGTAGAAAATGCAAAACCAATCTCTGTTGAGGTAGATGGACGTTCAAAAATGAAACCGATCACTTCTTACGGTGTAGAGCTTTTATCGATTGGATTCTTTACCAAAGCAGATCAAGCGATCATTTGGAGAGGACCGATGGCTGCCAAAGCATTAAATCAGATGATTTTTGATGCAGATTGGGGCGAATTAGACTTCTTATTATTGGATTTACCTCCAGGAACAGGTGATATTCACTTGTCTATCATGCAATCTTTACCGGTAACAGGTGCCGTTGTGGTATCTACTCCTCAAGCAGTTGCTCTTGCAGATGCGAAAAAAGGAGTATCGATGTTCAACTCAGAAAGCATCAATGTGCCTGTATTGGGGATTGTTGAAAATATGGCGTACTTCACACCTGAAGAATTGCCAAATAACAAGTACTATATTTTTGGAGAAAATGGAGCAAAGAACTTGGCTGCAGACTTACAAGTGCCGTTCTTAGGAGAAGTTCCTATTGTTCAAAGTATTAGAGAAGCAGGTGACTTCGGTCGTCCAGCGGCTTTACAAAAAGAAACAATCGTTGCGAAAGTGTTCGAAGAAATCAGCAGAAATGTTGTAGAACAAGTTGTAATGCGCAATGATTCCTTGCCACCAACAGAGGCAATTAAAATCACAACTATGGCTGGATGTTCAGCAGTAGGAAAAAAATAA
- a CDS encoding TolC family protein: protein MNKNFYLMIGLLFAPLLFAQEKWTLQDCLALGQEHSYELMLAQLERQVVEVQQQSMASYYLPDVGVNASQSFNYGSAINPMTNTRVSSNIQSLQTSVDASIRLFDWADYMDRQMKKLNTSYAGLQEEEIKFHYQQRILDLFFKIIGTQEYYKLQTQQLKNSQLNFDRVVKEVEAGAKPQSDQYDIEYLYNKEQISMQETLDELANQKLQLVQLLDLQTKLTVDFELVFEKEFVGWNSDYEFNPVLEKVRLYQTLLETERKSLRAKNYPRLTGSYQFGTFYSKPFNTSLDWQVESFSKQFGDNKSHYVGIGMSIPIFQGGNVTRQLRKNKAERELNALKIKDKEQWVQKENELLIQEINQVENRTESLQNSIQLAQKSFQTTQVKYENGKADIFSFNAAKNQLLGAEFALVQNEIKQVFLVKKRALNYANHL from the coding sequence ATGAATAAGAACTTCTATTTGATGATAGGGCTGCTTTTCGCACCTCTTCTTTTTGCACAAGAAAAATGGACCCTACAGGATTGCTTAGCCCTAGGGCAAGAGCATAGTTATGAGTTAATGCTTGCTCAATTAGAACGACAAGTGGTGGAGGTACAGCAACAAAGTATGGCATCATACTATTTGCCAGATGTTGGGGTAAATGCTTCTCAAAGTTTTAATTATGGATCTGCCATTAATCCAATGACAAATACGAGAGTGAGCTCAAATATTCAATCGTTGCAAACTTCCGTTGATGCTTCTATCCGTTTATTCGACTGGGCTGATTACATGGATCGACAGATGAAAAAACTGAACACCTCCTATGCGGGGTTACAAGAAGAGGAAATCAAGTTTCACTATCAACAACGTATCTTGGATTTGTTTTTTAAGATTATTGGAACACAAGAATACTATAAGTTACAAACGCAGCAATTGAAAAACAGTCAACTGAATTTTGATCGTGTGGTAAAGGAAGTCGAAGCGGGCGCCAAACCACAAAGTGACCAATATGATATTGAATACCTATACAACAAGGAGCAAATCAGCATGCAAGAGACCTTGGACGAATTGGCTAATCAAAAACTGCAATTGGTTCAACTCTTGGACTTACAAACAAAGCTAACTGTCGATTTTGAGTTAGTGTTTGAAAAGGAATTTGTTGGATGGAATTCGGATTATGAATTCAATCCTGTTTTAGAAAAAGTACGGTTGTATCAAACCCTTTTAGAGACAGAAAGAAAGAGCTTACGAGCTAAAAATTACCCTCGATTAACGGGGAGTTATCAATTTGGAACGTTCTATTCCAAACCCTTTAATACCAGTTTAGATTGGCAAGTGGAATCGTTCTCTAAACAGTTTGGAGATAATAAAAGTCACTATGTTGGAATAGGCATGAGCATTCCTATTTTTCAGGGAGGAAATGTGACCAGACAACTGCGTAAAAACAAAGCAGAAAGAGAGCTGAATGCATTGAAAATAAAGGATAAAGAGCAGTGGGTTCAGAAGGAAAATGAGTTGTTGATTCAAGAAATAAATCAAGTTGAAAATCGTACGGAAAGCTTGCAAAATAGTATCCAATTGGCTCAAAAATCCTTTCAGACCACACAGGTAAAATACGAGAATGGCAAGGCAGATATCTTCTCTTTCAATGCTGCCAAAAATCAATTGCTAGGTGCGGAATTTGCTCTTGTTCAGAACGAAATAAAACAAGTGTTTTTAGTTAAAAAAAGAGCGCTAAATTATGCGAATCACCTCTAA